agtatcatcagcataacagtggaagctaattccgtattttctaataatattaccaaggggcaacatgtatattgaaaatagaaggggacctaggacggatccttgtggcactccatattttactgatgataaatgagatgactccccatctCATACTACATTTCATCTAGTAGAAGGCTGAATTGGACTAAAACCTACAGTTACTTAGATTTATTAGACCACCTTCATAAGAAAAGcaaatattttaggaatctgtgaaaaaattatttaaaactaaaaaaaaaaaaaatagtcatttattaggcaaaaaaaagaaaaaaagaaactgaaacaactaaataatgttttatagtatagtatttttattattaaccatTACAGAAacttaaaaatgattttggtAATAAATGTGTTAAGCACTGTGCATTTAAgcctttgaggtttttttttatatctcttaCCATACATTGTGATCCACAAAGGCCTGCAACACAATAGAGTGCCATCCTTTACGGTTGCAGTAAGCCTGGTCCTCATGAAGTTTTATTATTGGTATGTGGCATCCATCAATGGCACCTGCACACATCTTGTAGCCACGGGCAACAAAACCATCAATGGTTTTTTGGAGATGCTGGCCTTGAGGCATGCATATAAACCGCTTGCAAAGGGTCGCCTTCAGAGCATATGTTACCTACGGTGGTGAAGTTAGTTTAACTTTAGTCATTCagtttcataataaaataaaattataattaaaataaattatgtttgggTGAACTCCTTTCAACTACCCTTAcggaaattaaccatggttttgttatcttgtgtgtgtgtgtgtgtgtgtgtgtgtgttattcattATATTTGTATAGTTCTACcacaaatttaactttttttgcttttattttgggGTCACAtggtttaacaacaacaacaaataacgtAATTAAATCttattagcaataataataataataattgttgttgttattattactatttttctgttgttattattattgattatatgTTACCTGACGAACAAGCATGCAGACTGTTGATATTCCAAGGCCAAATAAACAGGATATGGTCCTGTATTCACTTGGGGTAGCGTACCACCACAACACAACTGCGAGTCTCAGTCGGGGTTCCAGCGGTTTTCGCCAGCCGGTAGTTTTTCGTAGCAAATAAGAGGGTCTCACAAGCTGCAGCACATACTCAAACGTATCTCTCAACATGCGAAAGTGTTCCGTCCACATATATTCATCAAAATTGTTCAAAACACTTTCCCATGTATACGCGGAATGGCCCATGTCCGTCGCACAGACTTCTGTGTAGCCATATGAGTAaacataactgtttttttttagctgcagGTATCGCCTCTGCCTTCGGATGCAAGCGACAAAATTTTTTCTCCTATAATTAAGTATTTTTGTTTGTAGTCGTCTATCACGTTGTCTCTCTGTCAAAAGCAGCTGCATAAATGCGAAAGTTTGTAACAAAAATGAAACCAACAACAGAAACATTGACCGCGTATTACCCTCCATGTTTACAAATAACCTTACAAGCACAGCTGTTTAGAGACTAATGACGTCACATAATTTACCGGTATTtttgaatggtgtgaatggtgcttttccGGAAAAAGACGGAATGTCGTTGACTGTGTGAACAACGCATTTTTGAATTTACCTGTAAAGTCGTTCCGGTAATCTTACAGAAATTTACTGGTATTGCTGTGTGAAAGAGGCTATAGAGTCCAACAGGTTCAACTGGTTatctaagaagaaccggttaaatttgACGATTTTTTCGTGAATCGGACATCACtagtgcgttgagggactcctgcgccaccagagacgtgagctgccgaACCCACGATCCGGgcgagaaccgcacccgtttacacggccgatgGGGCAGGATGCCGGGCTGTCCGTCCCCTGCAAGCGCCGTGGCCAATGAGAAGGATGCGGCCTCTAGAAGAACCCGCGCCCCTCGTGCCCCGGACCGAAGAGGGGAGCCTGTGCGGCCGCCGGGCTCTGACCCTGGACCCTTCCTCtagaacactgcccgacccacgtAAACCGAGAAGAGtctgacttgcattgcattctcagacacttgtgcttccactagcgacgtcacttgcagtctttattttttttattttgtactatttattaataactttttgtttgaatatctcatcattttacaacagtagccaggtggtgaagacaataaaaaataatctaaattacAATGTAACTTGCAATCGCCAATTGcacgttgattgcaagtgacgtagAATatgctacctgtgacgtcacttgcaatcaacacaaatcgtgtattttgccaatggagacaagacgatgtggtggtgattaaatgattaaaactaaattagtaggcctgTAGCTGTCACTGAAAAGGTTGAATTTCcgtcatttatttttgtgaaaaggtATTTAGCTCACGAATAGTGTGTAATGttcatttgtaatttgtatttgaGTATTATAAATACTGGGTAATAGTGACACTTACTGGTGAAATGTGTAACATTAACTGAATTTGTCACATGATCTAGTTAGCCATGTGAGTATCAGATCCACAAAAGAAATGCGCACATCCTAAGAGCTGTTTAATTGTACGATTGGTAGAAAGAATGTCTACATAAATGTCTCCTGGATTTTTGATTAGAAGGCGCACACGGTATGTTGTTTATAATTTGGATTGCATCTGTTACTTTGCAAGGTTAATGTATTGTGTGTATTGATATTGGTTCAGTAAGAAACAGACTTGGTTAAACTGCGGTGGAAACAGAAACACACTcacaggttgttttttttttttcagttttttaggGTGTCGTGATGTAAAGATGTCAAGATGTTAATATCCAAAGGGTGTCACAATGTTTAAGTGATGCTGAAATATAATCAAGATGACAATTAAGATGACACttgtactttttaaaaagaaGACAATAAACGTTAAGACATCAGTTGAAGCATGATTCTTTTAATCAGAAGAAAACCTTCAGGAGCTGTTACAGTGAAAAACGCTTTCAAGCCCCTGGAAGAGTGCAAGAGCTCATTGTGGAGAAGGGAAGATTGTGGCCAGCACTACATGTGAAGAGTATCCAGTCGACCTCGGTGGAAAATTGCAGCTAGTGGTGGAAAAGAAATATATGTAGTCATTCAATGAGGCAACATGATTTCGTCACATTGAAACTCTTTATTGTCTTTCGCGTGACTGAATTCCTTATCGGCTGAAGTGCAATGCAAGAAGATATTGCTGCAGTGATGACAACAGCAAAGCAGCAACGTTGCAAAGTTTTGGACAATTTGGTTGGCAATAAGAGTTGCTACCTTGGATTTACAGGTCACGCTGTATATTTTCACCTTGAAATCAAATTTTTTGGTTGATGTTACTTTAACATTATGCTAGTTAGAATTGTATTCAAATGGTTCAAACAAATATTAGCATTTGATAATTTTCTGAGTTGGTAAAATTGtgtaattagggcccgagcaccgaggtgcgaggaccctcttgtatctgcttcgttttttattattagggctcaagcccaaagggcgagaggcctattgttttccttaggattattttttattattattattattagggctcaagcctggagggcgagagccctattgttttccttaggattatttgttattattagggcccgagccaatgggcgcagggccctattgttcccctaaggattattcttcttattattatttttattttttatgaaccttccgggggtttttgggggccttaacatactcaaaaactcttgaaaattggcacacacattggaacctgcggccatcaggacgccacagaggctgggacccgggcgtggcacaggggctctacagcgccccctggaataaagtcagaaaccttgaaccatagctcacaaatacttgcatggatttaaatgaaactcagtacacttatagatctcattgagccgaacaacttttgcgttctatgtcataggctccgcccaacaggaagtcagctattcagggctgttcaaaaaaagcatgctctggaatttgaaatactcctctgaggactttcaaccgtttgcttcgaaactcggtgaacatgatctcaagatattggggatgaaaaattgcgaggggatttttgatatctcgaacggtttgcccgtggcgtggcgttgaaattagtgcaaaaaaattgaaacaggaaatgcctaataacatccacatacatttcctgattttaatcaaacttcatcagattatttgttgtatgataccgatcgtttgtatgtgactattaagagtcaacgacatagcgccaccaactggcagcaagaattgagtcattttcaaaatgctttgaattcagcatcttatttttactcgatttgcttcaaacttcatcagaatattgACAAAACATgaccgatgtaaatctgttgtggggatattgatatcttatatattgttgccatggcaacgtgtcaaacttgaatattttgttatggtgattttgaggcagacaacaacctcagatttacattaaactcagaacacatatcagtgttaatgatatctagacaatggcaaaagcttttaaaaggacgtgaaggaggcactctatagcgccaccttttgtcaaaagtgagggggttagttttagctacagacaccaaacttggtacataaattgttcttatcaagacggacaattttctaattcacagtcataagctacgtccaacaggaagtcagctattttgatttgaatatgtatttttgggcttaattcggctgtgaattaatgcatactcctcacaggggaaatgaattatacacaccaaactttgtctacatgttgaaaaaacattgaggaacttaaattgcgaatggattttggatagcttgaacggttttg
The sequence above is a segment of the Carassius gibelio isolate Cgi1373 ecotype wild population from Czech Republic chromosome A20, carGib1.2-hapl.c, whole genome shotgun sequence genome. Coding sequences within it:
- the LOC127938648 gene encoding uncharacterized protein LOC127938648 isoform X1 → MEGNTRSMFLLLVSFLLQTFAFMQLLLTERQRDRRLQTKILNYRRKNFVACIRRQRRYLQLKKNSYVYSYGYTEVCATDMGHSAYTWESVLNNFDEYMWTEHFRMLRDTFEYVLQLVRPSYLLRKTTGWRKPLEPRLRLAVVLWWYATPSEYRTISCLFGLGISTVCMLVRQVTYALKATLCKRFICMPQGQHLQKTIDGFVARGYKMCAGAIDGCHIPIIKLHEDQAYCNRKGWHSIVLQAFVDHNVCFTDVYVGWPGRTHDARVLANSPIYQMAKAQDGYLFPREKSMVVNGVEVPIHLIGDATYPLKKWLMKGFPNHQNLTLNQSHYNFCLSSARMVVENAFGRLKGRWRCLLKRNDVDINIVSDIVVACY